The genomic segment TTAACGTAAATACCTCGATGAATATTAACCACGTAATTACTATATCGCTGCTTCGTTTCATATTCATACGTCGCATttgttattaatgtaattatgaaTATCAATCGTAATTTCGATCTCATCTTTTTTTACGATtgatgtaaaatttcttttttttttcttttttctctcttaatcTACATGGTTTCAAGAGACGATCAGACCAGCGTccataaataatcgaaatatcgatgaGGTGAACGCGATACCCACGTAAAGATGGCGTGCAGCAACTCCTGGACCAGGCTCCCTTTTCCAACATCCTGTGGGCTCCTCCGGGCAGCCTCGCACAGCGCCTTCATCACGCAAGCTCTTCCATCCAGGCCCGTGCTGCGGACAAATTCTCGTTTAAAACACTTGCTCTTTCGCAAGTGTGTCAAAGAGTATCTATCTAAGATCGTATAATAGATCGATAAAAGTGATCGATGATGGAACTTGAACGAGCAAAACTCGTGGAACGTTAATAGACTcgtgttaattaaattcctgCAAAAGGAATATAAGATATTCGCGAGATATTGATATCATCCTTCGGGGTCTCGTTAAACGTTCGTTCGttgatggaagaaaaaagaaaaaaaagaaaggaaaaattgcgcCGAAGGAAAAGTTTGTcgcgtattttaatttaaaaaacgattcCACGATGtatccttttttcctctttctttctttttttcccccttttccttTCAGAAGCTGTTTATCtaatgaaagatattaaacGACGTTTAAACGACACCTTTAGAACCTTTTGAATAATTCACTTTATTACTCGTGcctcttatttaatattcgaggGGGCCGATGTGTCGACAGCGCCGCGATTTAAATACGAATTACGAAAATAAAGGGAATGCGTTACATAGCCGGAATCAAACAAGCGACGTCCTCTTTCTGTTTCGTTATTCTCGCACGTCCCGCATGAAAATTTCTGCGCGCATTTGCATGTGGCTGgccgggggaaaaaaagggttCCATTTGCATGTTACGTCACGCTTCGAGGACGAATGGGAAACGAGCTTTCGCTTTGGATCGAGACAGAAAAGGGAAGTAAGGATGAAAGGATGTACGCGACACCTTCGCGTTTACACGCTGTTTCctctatttcttatttctctcgAAGAATTCGAcgattaagataattaatcatcgagtataataatttctcgatggaagaacgaagaaggaatattgaagaataaaaatcgttaaaCATAGAAGAGAGGAATATTTGAAGAGGAATTTACTCACGATTGCAGCAGAGCCTCTATCTTCGGATACATGACGCTTCTACTCTTCCGATCGAGCAACTTCGACACCTTCGAGTCCACTTTGCTCGGCAACTCCCATGCCAGGGCTGCTGTTATCCCCATTATTACGTCGTTCTCCTTCACGTAGGTTCCCACCGTCAGACAATACACTaactagaaaaagaagagtgtgagaaaaaaaaaacgaggattaattaaaat from the Apis mellifera strain DH4 linkage group LG9, Amel_HAv3.1, whole genome shotgun sequence genome contains:
- the LOC726288 gene encoding uncharacterized protein LOC726288; its protein translation is MQGIRDLFLVFACLHFLAICVSENAIDAPTTLSRRKRYLIFPEGSNMQLVYCLTVGTYVKENDVIMGITAALAWELPSKVDSKVSKLLDRKSRSVMYPKIEALLQSTGLDGRACVMKALCEAARRSPQDVGKGSLVQELLHAIFTLPGDGGRFERSEDQAYERAYTSGEDCNGLYPTCRHSIYELEF